In a genomic window of Poecilia reticulata strain Guanapo linkage group LG22, Guppy_female_1.0+MT, whole genome shotgun sequence:
- the ctsl.1 gene encoding cathepsin L.1, which yields MKILLFVAAALAVASCASISLEDLEFHAWKLKFGRTYRSPTEEAQRKQIWLNNRKLVLVHNIMADEGIKSYRLGMTYFADMENEEYRRVISMGCLRSFNASLPRRGSSFLSLFDANDLPTSVDWRDKGYVTDVKDQKDCGSCWAFSTTGSLEGQTFRKTGKLVSLSEQQLVDCSGDYGNMGCNGGLMDNAFKYIQANGGIDTEDSYPYEAEDGQCRYNPSTVGATCTGYVDVNQGDEDALKEAVATIGPISVGIDAGHSSFQLYESGVYDEPDCSSTDLDHGVLAVGYGTNSGLDYWLVKNSWGLSWGDSGYIKMSRNKNNQCGIATAASYPLV from the exons ATGAAGATCCTGCTctttgttgctgctgctctggCTGTGGCCAGCTGTGCAAGCATCTCACTGGAAGACCTCGAATTTCACGCCTGGAAACTGAAGTTTG GAAGGACTTACAGATCCCCAACAGAGGAGGCACAGCGGAAGCAAATCTGGCTCAACAATCGcaaactggttctggttcacaACATCATGGCAGATGAGGGCATCAAGTCCTACCGCCTTGGAATGACCTACTTTGCTGACATG GAAAACGAAGAGTACAGGCGTGTGATTTCCATGGGCTGCCTGCGTTCGTTCAACGCCTCCCTGCCTCGCCGTGGCTCTTCTTTCCTCAGCTTGTTCGACGCCAACGATCTGCCCACATCTGTTGACTGGAGGGACAAGGGATACGTTACAGATGTCAAGGATCAGAAGGACTGCGGCTCCTGCTGGGCCTTCAGCACG ACCGGTTCCCTGGAAGGTCAGACCTTCAGGAAGACCGGGAAGCTGGTGTCTCTGAGTGAGCAGCAGTTGGTTGACTGCTCTGGTGACTATGGCAACATGGGATGCAACGGCGGCTTGATGGACAACGCCTTCAAGTACATCCAGGCTAATGGTGGGATAGACACAGAGGATTCCTACCCTTATGAGGCAGAG GATGGACAGTGCCGCTACAACCCCAGCACCGTTGGAGCCACGTGCACCGGCTACGTTGACGTGAATCAAGGCGATGAAGACGCCCTGAAGGAGGCTGTGGCCACCATCGGACCCATTTCTGTTGGCATTGATGCCGGCCATTCATCATTCCAGCTTTATGAATCAG GTGTGTATGATGAGCCTGACTGCAGCAGCACTGACCTGGATCATGGAGTCCTCGCTGTTGGTTACGGCACTAACAGTGGCCTTGACTACTGGCTGGTTAAAAACAG ctgggGTCTTAGCTGGGGAGACAGCGGATACATCAAGATGTccaggaacaaaaacaaccagtgTGGAATCGCCACTGCAGCCAGCTATCCACTGGTCTGA